The genomic segment GCGTCGGTCGAGGTTCCTGCCCCGATGCCGGCGTACGCCGTGGCGACGGTGGCGGGCAGGTCCCGGAACAGGTAGCTCGTCCACACCAGTGCGGCCGGAACCCAGACCGGTCCGCCGTCGGGCAGCCGATGGCCGCAGACCCACTCGGCGGGCAGATCGTGGGTGAACGGCACGAACGGAAACCCGGCGGCGGTGTACTGGCCGGTCGCGTACAGCGGCAGCCCTGCCGGGTCGATGGCCTGCTCACCGCAGTCGGTCAGCGTGCGCCACGACGCGACACGCAACCCCGGCGGGACCAGGTTGCCGCAGTAACGTTCGACGGCTTCACCGAGCGCTGCGCCGGTGGCGGCGCCCGGATCCCACAGCGCCGCGCCCATGCCGGACGGGTCGCTGCGCCACCCGCTGAACGCCGTCGTGTCACTGATGACCGATCGGACCAGGTGCAGGGCCTGCGGCAGGCGGGGGTGACGAGGATAGGGCTCGATGCGGCTGACCACTCCGGTGCGGGGGTCGACGAGCGGGCTTCCCGAAGTCACGAGTACGGAAGGGGGTCGAGTACCAGGTTCTCCTCGCGCAGCGGTGCGGGCGCCCACCCGAGGCGGGCCGGTTCGTCGTACAGCCGCGCGACGCCGAGCAGCGGGAACGCGGCAGGTGCGTAGGCGGCCAGGCCGGGCACGACGACTCGTGCGACGTGCAGTCCGGTGGCCCGGACGTCGTCGGTGGTCAGGTCCACCCACCACGGTTGCAGCCCGGCGGCTCGGATCGCCGCCGACGGGCCGTCGCTGGCGCGGAGGCGATCGTCGAGTTCGGCGGCGTGCACTCGGTCGTGTGGCTGTCTCAGGCGAGGAAGGAGCCGATCCTGCACCGCTGGGTCCAGGTAGTACTGGGTGTGGCAGGCAAGATCATGCAGGTCGCGCTGACCGCTCCGGTAGTCGAGTGCGTACGCGCGGTCAGCGCGGAACGGCCGGTACGGGTGGGCGTACGCCGCGCCGTCGGCCACCGCCTTCCACAGTGGTGATTGCGGGTCGAGGAGCTCGGCCGCGACGGCGAGCCCGTCGAGGGCCTCCAGTAACGCCTTGCGCACCGCCGCGGATGTGTCGGTGCGGCAGGCGGTGCCCAGCGCGCAGATGCCGTCACGGGTGTTCTCCACCAGCGCCGCCACCACCGGCAGGCCGAGCCGGGTCGGCACCGCCAGCACCGTCGCGGTCAGCACCGCGCCCGGATCTGCTGCGGCGAGAAGAGTCTCGACCTGGCTGTCCACTCCGTCCAGAGCGGTGGCGGGAGCACCGCTGAGCCACCACACCGTCAACGCGTCACGTTCGACCAGTTCCAGCATCGCCCGCTCGCAGGCGTCAGCCGCCGTGGTCGAGGTGGCGATGCCCGCGTACATCTGCAGATTGGTGGCCGGCAGGCCGTCGTGGCCCGGGTTGAGCGAGACCAGCGAAGCCGGCACCAGTACCGGATTCGCACCGGCGGTCGCATCGAGCGGGTGGGCCGGGATCCATCTCATCGGGAGATCGCGGGTCATCGGCGTGAACGGGAATCCCGGCGCCGCGTACTGCGCGGCCGAGTAGAGCGGCACCGTCTGCGGGTCGAGAGCCGGCACACCGTCGGCTCGCAGCTGCGCGTACGTGGCCACACGCGTCCCGACGGGTGGGGCGTTGCCGCAGTAGCGTTCGACCGCTTCGCCCAGCGCGGCCGCCCGGGCGGCTCGCGGGTCGTCGAACGCTGAGCCGTGCCCGGTCGGGTCTGCTCGCCAGGCCGCGAACGCCGCGGTCCCGGCGACCTCCGCGGTCGCTGCGGTGTAGGACAGCGGAAACCCCGGCCAGGGCTTGTCCGCGGTGATCTTGCGAATCAGCCCGGTACGGGCGTTGACCAGTAACGACTCCGGTCCGGTCATGAGGCTGCCCCGCTGTCGTCGAGGACCGGCAGCGTCACACGCGTCGCACGGTCACCGCCGTGGTTAACCTGTTGGTGGGCGAGCGACCAGCCGGTACCCGTGGTGCGGTCCCCGGCCCGGTTGAGGCTGCGAGCCAGGTCGGGGAAGTCGCTGCTGCTGACCTGCAGGACCAAGGACGAGCCGGCCGCCACCCTGGCCACGATCGGCGTGAGGATCACCTCGAGGCTGCCATCGGTGGCGGGCCGGTGCCGGGCGCTGCCCTGGGCCAGCGACACCACGGTGCCGTCGGTCTGTCTCTCCAGCAGCCGGACCACCCAGTCGGTGTCCTCGGCGTCGGTGCCGGTGTGCAGCACCGCAATCGGATCCCCGGTCAGCGTCACCGCCTCGGTCAGAGGTCCGGTCTCGAAGCACACGGCGTCGGCACGACCCAACAGGTCCCGGCGGTCGGCGCCGGGTTCTCGAGACGGGAACGGATCGGCGGGGTCGTCGAGGAACGTGACCGCACCGGCCGGTCGGCCGGGCTCGCGGGTGAGAGCGCCACCGTCGGTGGCGTACCAGATCGTCGCCGTGGTGGGGCCCGGTGGCCAGGCGGAGCCCTCGTACCATCGGCCGGCGCCGGGCAGGAAGTAGGTGACCCGATCCGCCCGGTCGGTGGCGAGCAACCAGCCGGCCAGCAGCGGACCGAGCAGACGGCGCGCCCGGGGGCCGTGCTCTCGTGCACCGATGCGGGTCGCCCCGGAA from the Solwaraspora sp. WMMD1047 genome contains:
- a CDS encoding YcaO-like family protein produces the protein MTGPESLLVNARTGLIRKITADKPWPGFPLSYTAATAEVAGTAAFAAWRADPTGHGSAFDDPRAARAAALGEAVERYCGNAPPVGTRVATYAQLRADGVPALDPQTVPLYSAAQYAAPGFPFTPMTRDLPMRWIPAHPLDATAGANPVLVPASLVSLNPGHDGLPATNLQMYAGIATSTTAADACERAMLELVERDALTVWWLSGAPATALDGVDSQVETLLAAADPGAVLTATVLAVPTRLGLPVVAALVENTRDGICALGTACRTDTSAAVRKALLEALDGLAVAAELLDPQSPLWKAVADGAAYAHPYRPFRADRAYALDYRSGQRDLHDLACHTQYYLDPAVQDRLLPRLRQPHDRVHAAELDDRLRASDGPSAAIRAAGLQPWWVDLTTDDVRATGLHVARVVVPGLAAYAPAAFPLLGVARLYDEPARLGWAPAPLREENLVLDPLPYS